One Siniperca chuatsi isolate FFG_IHB_CAS linkage group LG3, ASM2008510v1, whole genome shotgun sequence genomic region harbors:
- the pld5 gene encoding inactive phospholipase D5 isoform X1: protein MGIEEENNMRRTIGKSVCVCVYIRLSVPQQAAAHRSSMELSDDPRSMGQEEAPTAPLPCVSQMKSSSYSAVQQQGYSASIFLRRRDKLEQTQQKCIAIFALLCCFAVLVALIFSSVDIWGDDEDGITEENCSRDCRIELVENIPDDLSLPVDVRPHLSLSVGFHTLLDQAKHSVEVVSPVWALNPWDPETTPSTAKQGQLLFQRLLSLKSRGVKLKIASSLTNSAELKTLAAHNAEVHFVNMTALTRGRLHSSFWIVDRKHIYIGSADMDWRSLSKRKELGLVVYNCSCLALDLHRVFSFYWQLHERDYIPSIWSKRVTALYGRHDALELQLNTTQATAYVSTSPEVFCSKDRTRDVDAIYQVIQSAKTFIFISVTDYLPLVNRSFRGTSVTRYWSPIDEVIREAVVLRGVRVRLLISFWKKTHPLTFNFVTSLKSLCMQLRNCSLEVRFFSHKEKEDDIQHGLNHNKYMVTDNAVYIGNHDWVGSDFAINAGVGLVVKMKNNLKESGVTVLEHVKAAFERDWRSRYAKSLKGNKDQQGTYRNLQQAKIHMETKEENEWKNPLS, encoded by the exons tgtgtgtgtgtgtgtgtacatcaggCTGTCTGTGCCCCAGCAGGCAGCAGCTCACAGGTCATCAATGGAACTGTCAGATGATCCAAGGTCGATGGGGCAAGAGGAGGCTCCCACAGCACCCCTGCCCTGTGTGTCCCAAATGAAAAGCAGCAGCTACAGTGCTGTCCAGCAGCAGGGCTACTCTGCATCCATCTTTCTCCGACGCAGAGACAAGCTGGAACAG ACCCAGCAGAAGTGCATTGCCATCTTCGcccttctctgctgctttgctgtGCTGGTGGCGCTGATCTTCTCATCAGTGGACATTTGGGGGGACGATGAGGACGGTATCACAGAGGAAAACTGTAGCAGAGACTGCCG CATCGAGCTTGTGGAGAATATTCCAGACGACCTCTCTCTTCCCGTGGATGTCAgaccccacctctctctctctgttggcTTTCACACACTGTTGGACCAGGCAAAGCACTCAGTTGAGGTGGTGTCACCTGTCTGGGCCTTAAACCCCTGGGACCCGGAAACAACGCCAAGCACTGCCAAACAG GGTCAGCTTTTGTTCCAGAGACTGCTCAGTCTGAAATCTCGTGGGGTTAAACTGAAGATTGCCAGCAGTCTGACTAACTCTGCTGAACTGAAGACCTTGGCAGCACACA ATGCAGAGGTTCATTTTGTTAATATGACAGCTCTTACCAGAGGACGACTACATTCCTCATTCTGGATAGTGGATCGGAAGCATATTTACATCGGGAGTGCTGATATGGATTGGAGGTCGCTCTCCAAG AGGAAAGAACTGGGCTTGGTGGTATATAACTGCAGCTGTCTGGCTCTGGACCTCCACCGAGTCTTTTCATTTTACTGGCAGCTCCATGAGAGGGACTACATCCCCTCCATCTGGTCAAAGAGAGTTACAGCCCTCTACGGGAGACATGACGCCCTGGAGCTACAACTGAACACCACCCAGGCCACTGCATATGTCTCT ACCTCTCCTGAAGTCTTCTGCTCTAAAGATCGCACCAGAGATGTAGACGCCATCTATCAAGTCATCCAGAGTGCAAAGACATTTATCTTCATATCCGTGACAGACTACCTCCCTCTGGTGAACAGGAGTTTCAGAGGAACCTCAGTCACAAG GTACTGGTCACCTATTGATGAGGTGATCAGAGAGGCTGTGGTACTGAGAGGAGTCAGAGTTCGCCTGCTGATAAGTTTCTGGAAGAAGACTCACCCCCTCACCTTTAACTTTGTCACCTCCCTCAAGTCGCTCTGCATGCAGCTGCGCAACTGTTCATTAGAGGTG AGGTTTTTTAGTCACAAGGAGAAAGAGGATGACATTCAACATGGACTCAACCACAACAAGTACATGGTGACCGACAATGCTGTCTACATTG GTAACCATGACTGGGTTGGGAGTGACTTTGCCATTAATGCAGGAGTTGGACTGGTGGTCAAgatgaaaaataatcttaaagAGAGTGGAGTGACAGTCCTGGAACACGTCAAGGCTGCTTTTGAAAGAGACTGGAGGTCACGTTACGCTAAGAGCctaaaaggaaacaaagatcAACAGGGCACATACAGAAACCTGCAACAAGCCAAAATTCATATGGAGACTAAGGAGGAGAATGAGTGGAAGAACCCTTTATCTTGA
- the pld5 gene encoding inactive phospholipase D5 isoform X2 — translation MELSDDPRSMGQEEAPTAPLPCVSQMKSSSYSAVQQQGYSASIFLRRRDKLEQTQQKCIAIFALLCCFAVLVALIFSSVDIWGDDEDGITEENCSRDCRIELVENIPDDLSLPVDVRPHLSLSVGFHTLLDQAKHSVEVVSPVWALNPWDPETTPSTAKQGQLLFQRLLSLKSRGVKLKIASSLTNSAELKTLAAHNAEVHFVNMTALTRGRLHSSFWIVDRKHIYIGSADMDWRSLSKRKELGLVVYNCSCLALDLHRVFSFYWQLHERDYIPSIWSKRVTALYGRHDALELQLNTTQATAYVSTSPEVFCSKDRTRDVDAIYQVIQSAKTFIFISVTDYLPLVNRSFRGTSVTRYWSPIDEVIREAVVLRGVRVRLLISFWKKTHPLTFNFVTSLKSLCMQLRNCSLEVRFFSHKEKEDDIQHGLNHNKYMVTDNAVYIGNHDWVGSDFAINAGVGLVVKMKNNLKESGVTVLEHVKAAFERDWRSRYAKSLKGNKDQQGTYRNLQQAKIHMETKEENEWKNPLS, via the exons ATGGAACTGTCAGATGATCCAAGGTCGATGGGGCAAGAGGAGGCTCCCACAGCACCCCTGCCCTGTGTGTCCCAAATGAAAAGCAGCAGCTACAGTGCTGTCCAGCAGCAGGGCTACTCTGCATCCATCTTTCTCCGACGCAGAGACAAGCTGGAACAG ACCCAGCAGAAGTGCATTGCCATCTTCGcccttctctgctgctttgctgtGCTGGTGGCGCTGATCTTCTCATCAGTGGACATTTGGGGGGACGATGAGGACGGTATCACAGAGGAAAACTGTAGCAGAGACTGCCG CATCGAGCTTGTGGAGAATATTCCAGACGACCTCTCTCTTCCCGTGGATGTCAgaccccacctctctctctctgttggcTTTCACACACTGTTGGACCAGGCAAAGCACTCAGTTGAGGTGGTGTCACCTGTCTGGGCCTTAAACCCCTGGGACCCGGAAACAACGCCAAGCACTGCCAAACAG GGTCAGCTTTTGTTCCAGAGACTGCTCAGTCTGAAATCTCGTGGGGTTAAACTGAAGATTGCCAGCAGTCTGACTAACTCTGCTGAACTGAAGACCTTGGCAGCACACA ATGCAGAGGTTCATTTTGTTAATATGACAGCTCTTACCAGAGGACGACTACATTCCTCATTCTGGATAGTGGATCGGAAGCATATTTACATCGGGAGTGCTGATATGGATTGGAGGTCGCTCTCCAAG AGGAAAGAACTGGGCTTGGTGGTATATAACTGCAGCTGTCTGGCTCTGGACCTCCACCGAGTCTTTTCATTTTACTGGCAGCTCCATGAGAGGGACTACATCCCCTCCATCTGGTCAAAGAGAGTTACAGCCCTCTACGGGAGACATGACGCCCTGGAGCTACAACTGAACACCACCCAGGCCACTGCATATGTCTCT ACCTCTCCTGAAGTCTTCTGCTCTAAAGATCGCACCAGAGATGTAGACGCCATCTATCAAGTCATCCAGAGTGCAAAGACATTTATCTTCATATCCGTGACAGACTACCTCCCTCTGGTGAACAGGAGTTTCAGAGGAACCTCAGTCACAAG GTACTGGTCACCTATTGATGAGGTGATCAGAGAGGCTGTGGTACTGAGAGGAGTCAGAGTTCGCCTGCTGATAAGTTTCTGGAAGAAGACTCACCCCCTCACCTTTAACTTTGTCACCTCCCTCAAGTCGCTCTGCATGCAGCTGCGCAACTGTTCATTAGAGGTG AGGTTTTTTAGTCACAAGGAGAAAGAGGATGACATTCAACATGGACTCAACCACAACAAGTACATGGTGACCGACAATGCTGTCTACATTG GTAACCATGACTGGGTTGGGAGTGACTTTGCCATTAATGCAGGAGTTGGACTGGTGGTCAAgatgaaaaataatcttaaagAGAGTGGAGTGACAGTCCTGGAACACGTCAAGGCTGCTTTTGAAAGAGACTGGAGGTCACGTTACGCTAAGAGCctaaaaggaaacaaagatcAACAGGGCACATACAGAAACCTGCAACAAGCCAAAATTCATATGGAGACTAAGGAGGAGAATGAGTGGAAGAACCCTTTATCTTGA
- the pld5 gene encoding inactive phospholipase D5 isoform X3 encodes MAGPTTQEPLKTQQKCIAIFALLCCFAVLVALIFSSVDIWGDDEDGITEENCSRDCRIELVENIPDDLSLPVDVRPHLSLSVGFHTLLDQAKHSVEVVSPVWALNPWDPETTPSTAKQGQLLFQRLLSLKSRGVKLKIASSLTNSAELKTLAAHNAEVHFVNMTALTRGRLHSSFWIVDRKHIYIGSADMDWRSLSKRKELGLVVYNCSCLALDLHRVFSFYWQLHERDYIPSIWSKRVTALYGRHDALELQLNTTQATAYVSTSPEVFCSKDRTRDVDAIYQVIQSAKTFIFISVTDYLPLVNRSFRGTSVTRYWSPIDEVIREAVVLRGVRVRLLISFWKKTHPLTFNFVTSLKSLCMQLRNCSLEVRFFSHKEKEDDIQHGLNHNKYMVTDNAVYIGNHDWVGSDFAINAGVGLVVKMKNNLKESGVTVLEHVKAAFERDWRSRYAKSLKGNKDQQGTYRNLQQAKIHMETKEENEWKNPLS; translated from the exons ATGGCGGGACCGACCACACAGGAGCCCTTGAAG ACCCAGCAGAAGTGCATTGCCATCTTCGcccttctctgctgctttgctgtGCTGGTGGCGCTGATCTTCTCATCAGTGGACATTTGGGGGGACGATGAGGACGGTATCACAGAGGAAAACTGTAGCAGAGACTGCCG CATCGAGCTTGTGGAGAATATTCCAGACGACCTCTCTCTTCCCGTGGATGTCAgaccccacctctctctctctgttggcTTTCACACACTGTTGGACCAGGCAAAGCACTCAGTTGAGGTGGTGTCACCTGTCTGGGCCTTAAACCCCTGGGACCCGGAAACAACGCCAAGCACTGCCAAACAG GGTCAGCTTTTGTTCCAGAGACTGCTCAGTCTGAAATCTCGTGGGGTTAAACTGAAGATTGCCAGCAGTCTGACTAACTCTGCTGAACTGAAGACCTTGGCAGCACACA ATGCAGAGGTTCATTTTGTTAATATGACAGCTCTTACCAGAGGACGACTACATTCCTCATTCTGGATAGTGGATCGGAAGCATATTTACATCGGGAGTGCTGATATGGATTGGAGGTCGCTCTCCAAG AGGAAAGAACTGGGCTTGGTGGTATATAACTGCAGCTGTCTGGCTCTGGACCTCCACCGAGTCTTTTCATTTTACTGGCAGCTCCATGAGAGGGACTACATCCCCTCCATCTGGTCAAAGAGAGTTACAGCCCTCTACGGGAGACATGACGCCCTGGAGCTACAACTGAACACCACCCAGGCCACTGCATATGTCTCT ACCTCTCCTGAAGTCTTCTGCTCTAAAGATCGCACCAGAGATGTAGACGCCATCTATCAAGTCATCCAGAGTGCAAAGACATTTATCTTCATATCCGTGACAGACTACCTCCCTCTGGTGAACAGGAGTTTCAGAGGAACCTCAGTCACAAG GTACTGGTCACCTATTGATGAGGTGATCAGAGAGGCTGTGGTACTGAGAGGAGTCAGAGTTCGCCTGCTGATAAGTTTCTGGAAGAAGACTCACCCCCTCACCTTTAACTTTGTCACCTCCCTCAAGTCGCTCTGCATGCAGCTGCGCAACTGTTCATTAGAGGTG AGGTTTTTTAGTCACAAGGAGAAAGAGGATGACATTCAACATGGACTCAACCACAACAAGTACATGGTGACCGACAATGCTGTCTACATTG GTAACCATGACTGGGTTGGGAGTGACTTTGCCATTAATGCAGGAGTTGGACTGGTGGTCAAgatgaaaaataatcttaaagAGAGTGGAGTGACAGTCCTGGAACACGTCAAGGCTGCTTTTGAAAGAGACTGGAGGTCACGTTACGCTAAGAGCctaaaaggaaacaaagatcAACAGGGCACATACAGAAACCTGCAACAAGCCAAAATTCATATGGAGACTAAGGAGGAGAATGAGTGGAAGAACCCTTTATCTTGA
- the pld5 gene encoding inactive phospholipase D5 isoform X4, giving the protein MSAKLHSEDAEVHFVNMTALTRGRLHSSFWIVDRKHIYIGSADMDWRSLSKRKELGLVVYNCSCLALDLHRVFSFYWQLHERDYIPSIWSKRVTALYGRHDALELQLNTTQATAYVSTSPEVFCSKDRTRDVDAIYQVIQSAKTFIFISVTDYLPLVNRSFRGTSVTRYWSPIDEVIREAVVLRGVRVRLLISFWKKTHPLTFNFVTSLKSLCMQLRNCSLEVRFFSHKEKEDDIQHGLNHNKYMVTDNAVYIGNHDWVGSDFAINAGVGLVVKMKNNLKESGVTVLEHVKAAFERDWRSRYAKSLKGNKDQQGTYRNLQQAKIHMETKEENEWKNPLS; this is encoded by the exons ATGTCTGCCAAACTTCACAGTGAAG ATGCAGAGGTTCATTTTGTTAATATGACAGCTCTTACCAGAGGACGACTACATTCCTCATTCTGGATAGTGGATCGGAAGCATATTTACATCGGGAGTGCTGATATGGATTGGAGGTCGCTCTCCAAG AGGAAAGAACTGGGCTTGGTGGTATATAACTGCAGCTGTCTGGCTCTGGACCTCCACCGAGTCTTTTCATTTTACTGGCAGCTCCATGAGAGGGACTACATCCCCTCCATCTGGTCAAAGAGAGTTACAGCCCTCTACGGGAGACATGACGCCCTGGAGCTACAACTGAACACCACCCAGGCCACTGCATATGTCTCT ACCTCTCCTGAAGTCTTCTGCTCTAAAGATCGCACCAGAGATGTAGACGCCATCTATCAAGTCATCCAGAGTGCAAAGACATTTATCTTCATATCCGTGACAGACTACCTCCCTCTGGTGAACAGGAGTTTCAGAGGAACCTCAGTCACAAG GTACTGGTCACCTATTGATGAGGTGATCAGAGAGGCTGTGGTACTGAGAGGAGTCAGAGTTCGCCTGCTGATAAGTTTCTGGAAGAAGACTCACCCCCTCACCTTTAACTTTGTCACCTCCCTCAAGTCGCTCTGCATGCAGCTGCGCAACTGTTCATTAGAGGTG AGGTTTTTTAGTCACAAGGAGAAAGAGGATGACATTCAACATGGACTCAACCACAACAAGTACATGGTGACCGACAATGCTGTCTACATTG GTAACCATGACTGGGTTGGGAGTGACTTTGCCATTAATGCAGGAGTTGGACTGGTGGTCAAgatgaaaaataatcttaaagAGAGTGGAGTGACAGTCCTGGAACACGTCAAGGCTGCTTTTGAAAGAGACTGGAGGTCACGTTACGCTAAGAGCctaaaaggaaacaaagatcAACAGGGCACATACAGAAACCTGCAACAAGCCAAAATTCATATGGAGACTAAGGAGGAGAATGAGTGGAAGAACCCTTTATCTTGA